The Enterobacter kobei genome has a segment encoding these proteins:
- the mmuM gene encoding homocysteine S-methyltransferase: MSQNNPLTALLEKQPFVVLDGAMATELEARGCNLADSLWSAKVLVENPELIREVHLDYYRAGAQVAITASYQATPAGFAARGLDEAQSRALIGKSVELARKAREAYLAENPHAGTLLVAGSVGPYGAYLADGSEYRGDYVRSAEAFTAFHRPRVEALLDAGADLLACETLPSFGEIKALAALLAEYPRARAWFSFTLRDSEHLSDGTPLREVVDVLANSPHIVALGINCIALENTTAALKHLQSLTALPLVVYPNSGEHYDAVTKTWHHHGEACETLAGYLPQWLAAGAKLIGGCCRTTPKDIAELNAKR, translated from the coding sequence ATGTCGCAGAATAATCCGCTTACCGCCCTTCTCGAAAAACAGCCGTTTGTGGTGCTGGATGGGGCGATGGCAACGGAGCTGGAAGCGCGCGGGTGTAACCTTGCAGACAGCCTCTGGTCTGCCAAAGTGTTGGTAGAAAACCCGGAACTTATCCGCGAAGTGCATCTTGATTATTACCGCGCAGGGGCGCAGGTGGCGATCACTGCCAGCTACCAGGCCACGCCCGCGGGCTTCGCGGCACGCGGGCTGGACGAGGCACAGTCCCGGGCGTTGATTGGCAAAAGCGTGGAACTGGCGCGTAAGGCGCGCGAAGCGTATCTGGCTGAAAACCCGCACGCAGGTACGCTGCTGGTGGCAGGCTCCGTGGGGCCGTACGGCGCGTATCTGGCGGATGGTTCGGAATATCGCGGCGACTACGTGCGCAGCGCCGAGGCGTTTACCGCCTTCCACCGCCCGCGTGTGGAAGCGCTGCTGGATGCGGGGGCTGACCTGCTGGCCTGCGAAACGCTGCCTTCGTTTGGGGAAATTAAGGCGCTGGCGGCGCTTCTGGCCGAGTATCCTCGCGCCCGGGCGTGGTTCTCGTTTACCCTGCGTGATAGCGAGCACCTGAGCGACGGCACGCCGCTGCGTGAGGTGGTCGACGTGCTGGCAAACTCCCCGCACATTGTCGCGCTGGGCATCAACTGCATCGCCCTGGAAAACACCACCGCGGCGTTGAAACATCTGCAAAGCCTGACGGCGCTGCCGCTGGTGGTCTACCCGAACTCGGGCGAGCACTATGATGCGGTGACTAAAACCTGGCACCACCACGGCGAAGCGTGCGAGACGCTGGCGGGCTATTTGCCACAGTGGCTGGCGGCTGGAGCGAAATTAATCGGTGGATGCTGTCGCACCACACCGAAGGATATTGCTGAGCTAAACGCAAAGCGCTGA
- a CDS encoding molybdopterin-dependent oxidoreductase: MRLTLMLLCCLVPTLAWAGELPKPVGKPILTIYGNIENTNEEGKAVFDLASLEKLGMVSFETTSPWYNGRTKFEGVPMRKLMDYVGAKGTNVNVIALNDYSTVIPLSDFKKYNAILALKVNGEYMRIRDKGPSFIVYPYDSLPELNNQIYYSRSAWQVSKMKIE, translated from the coding sequence ATGAGATTAACCTTAATGCTGTTGTGCTGTCTGGTGCCAACTTTAGCCTGGGCAGGTGAACTGCCAAAACCTGTTGGAAAACCTATTTTGACGATTTACGGTAATATAGAAAATACCAACGAAGAGGGAAAAGCAGTGTTTGATCTCGCCAGCCTTGAAAAACTAGGGATGGTGAGTTTCGAGACGACATCGCCCTGGTATAACGGACGTACAAAGTTTGAGGGTGTCCCTATGAGAAAACTCATGGATTATGTGGGGGCAAAGGGTACTAACGTTAACGTCATTGCGCTCAATGATTACTCTACCGTCATCCCTCTTAGCGACTTCAAAAAATACAACGCCATACTTGCCTTAAAGGTCAATGGCGAATATATGCGCATCCGCGACAAAGGCCCGTCGTTCATTGTTTACCCTTATGACAGTCTTCCTGAGTTGAATAATCAAATTTATTATTCGCGTTCAGCATGGCAGGTTAGCAAAATGAAGATTGAGTAG
- a CDS encoding AI-2E family transporter: MRFNGLTKGFFIFILALVTWAFFDVLSPYFSAILWAAILTVIFNPVKNKLRTALGDRNGLASLLTIGIICLIVFIPLMVILSSLAIELNVVYTKLQENNTQFPEVVASIFNHLPDWASGFLADHNLNNAAQIQKKLSDVALQGGQYLAGSAFLIGKGTFGFAISFGIMLYLLFFLLKDGPYLVRQILDSLPLSDFAKQHLFAKFVGVSRATVKGTAAVAVVQGILGGIAFAIVGLDGSVLWGALMAFLSLVPAIGSAIVWVPAAIFLFATHQIWQGLFIVGFFVIVVGLVDNILRPLLVGKDTKMPDYLILISTLGGMELYGINGFVIGPLIAALFIACWNLFSGRDHEGNAEELDADFIEEGKNPPDL, translated from the coding sequence ATGCGCTTTAACGGACTGACCAAAGGTTTCTTTATTTTCATCCTCGCCCTTGTGACCTGGGCCTTCTTCGACGTGCTGTCGCCCTACTTCTCCGCAATACTGTGGGCCGCTATTCTGACCGTGATTTTTAACCCGGTAAAAAACAAGCTGCGCACCGCGCTGGGGGATCGCAACGGGCTGGCCTCGCTGCTGACCATCGGCATTATCTGCCTGATCGTCTTTATTCCGCTGATGGTGATCCTCTCCTCACTCGCCATTGAGCTGAACGTGGTGTACACCAAGCTTCAGGAGAACAACACGCAGTTCCCGGAAGTGGTGGCGAGCATCTTTAACCACCTGCCGGACTGGGCCAGCGGCTTCCTCGCGGATCACAACCTGAACAACGCGGCGCAGATCCAGAAAAAACTCTCCGATGTTGCGCTGCAGGGCGGGCAGTATCTGGCGGGTAGCGCGTTTCTGATCGGCAAAGGTACGTTTGGCTTTGCGATTAGCTTCGGCATCATGCTTTATCTGCTGTTCTTCCTGCTGAAAGACGGACCGTATCTGGTGCGCCAGATCCTCGACTCCCTGCCCCTGTCTGATTTCGCCAAACAACACCTGTTCGCTAAATTTGTCGGCGTATCGCGTGCCACGGTAAAAGGCACGGCGGCGGTGGCGGTGGTCCAGGGCATACTCGGCGGGATTGCGTTTGCCATTGTGGGCCTCGACGGGAGCGTCCTCTGGGGCGCGCTGATGGCTTTCCTCTCGCTGGTACCCGCCATCGGTTCGGCGATTGTCTGGGTCCCTGCCGCCATCTTCCTGTTCGCCACGCACCAGATCTGGCAGGGGCTGTTCATTGTCGGCTTCTTTGTGATTGTCGTCGGACTGGTGGACAACATCCTGCGACCGCTGCTGGTGGGTAAAGACACCAAAATGCCGGACTATCTGATACTGATCTCCACCCTCGGCGGCATGGAGCTGTACGGCATTAATGGCTTTGTCATTGGGCCGCTGATTGCCGCGCTGTTTATCGCCTGCTGGAACCTCTTCTCCGGCCGCGACCACGAAGGAAATGCTGAAGAGCTGGATGCCGATTTCATTGAAGAGGGAAAAAACCCTCCAGATTTGTAA
- a CDS encoding L-dopachrome tautomerase-related protein has protein sequence MSYRIGTFPAIAMAALFSFASCASAADQMPLEHWRSYSGVSWDKPENVQMPAVFSGSVNAPLAGIHFDAKGRAFVSTPRLISASAPATLNILDTDPQSGPARLTAFPSRERNAVDSAPDQNLRNVLGFYVDRKNGWLWALDMGFIAGETESPSGSQKLVVLDLDSGRTVKRIPLDGVADRKASFLNDVVVDENHRIAYISDSGSRSAPENRVGLIVVDFATGTARRVLNSHPALQIEPGVNVISHGAEVWPGKPLLIGINGIALSPDAETLYWTVTTGTHAYAVPTAVLKQHDSTDAQIAAQIQNLGTVGGNTDGLVTDAKGYLYITDVTRNGIVRYDPKTRKMLLIAANEAIKWPDTPAIRPDGDLIFTSSSLNDHFAGMVKPGHERYDLWRLRQDTNPPMNTR, from the coding sequence ATGTCCTACCGTATCGGTACTTTCCCCGCCATTGCAATGGCGGCATTGTTCTCTTTCGCAAGCTGTGCCAGCGCGGCGGATCAGATGCCTCTTGAGCACTGGCGCAGCTACTCAGGCGTAAGCTGGGATAAACCTGAAAACGTGCAAATGCCAGCCGTGTTTTCCGGGTCGGTGAATGCCCCCTTAGCAGGCATTCACTTTGATGCAAAGGGTCGGGCCTTTGTCAGCACGCCCCGACTGATTTCAGCCAGCGCCCCCGCCACGTTGAATATTCTCGACACCGATCCTCAGTCCGGACCCGCGCGCCTGACAGCATTTCCGTCCCGCGAGCGTAATGCGGTTGATTCCGCTCCCGATCAGAACCTGCGCAACGTGCTCGGCTTTTATGTTGATCGTAAAAACGGCTGGTTATGGGCGCTGGATATGGGGTTCATCGCGGGAGAAACGGAATCCCCTTCAGGCTCGCAGAAATTGGTCGTACTGGATCTCGACTCGGGCCGAACGGTTAAACGTATCCCCCTGGACGGCGTGGCCGACCGTAAGGCAAGTTTCCTTAACGATGTCGTTGTCGATGAGAATCATCGTATCGCATACATTTCCGACAGCGGGTCGCGCAGTGCGCCTGAAAACCGTGTCGGCCTGATCGTCGTGGATTTCGCCACCGGCACAGCCCGACGCGTGCTGAATAGTCACCCTGCCCTGCAGATTGAACCGGGGGTAAACGTCATTTCCCATGGCGCGGAGGTATGGCCAGGTAAACCGCTATTGATTGGTATCAACGGTATTGCGCTGTCTCCCGATGCAGAAACATTGTACTGGACGGTGACGACGGGAACACATGCATACGCGGTGCCCACTGCCGTGCTGAAGCAACATGATTCAACTGATGCGCAGATTGCCGCTCAAATTCAGAATCTGGGCACGGTGGGAGGTAATACTGACGGTTTGGTGACCGATGCAAAAGGCTACCTCTATATTACAGATGTCACCCGTAACGGCATTGTCAGATATGATCCGAAGACCCGTAAAATGTTACTTATTGCTGCAAATGAAGCCATAAAGTGGCCAGACACACCGGCTATTCGCCCGGACGGTGACCTGATCTTCACATCAAGTAGCCTTAATGACCACTTCGCTGGAATGGTCAAACCAGGCCATGAACGGTACGATCTGTGGCGCTTGCGACAGGACACGAACCCGCCGATGAACACTCGCTAA
- a CDS encoding LysR family transcriptional regulator, translated as MSRKFDYLGDVEVFITVVEHGSFTAAAVALSTTPSVLSRAVSRLEVRLGRQLLQRTTRRVGLTEAGRIYLEQARSAFSLLDDAERDGRGQEGDLTGRVRISVPTTYGHYCLPPLLARFSQQFPRVQVELNITNRNVDLIAEGFDLAIRLGQMPDSGFVARKLQDAALLLVASPAYLHRMGMPQTLDELRQHMCLPFIMPRTGRIAPWVFRVDERDVDWQTDSTIEISDDVLGVVSLAEHGIGVCQSYEFIVREKIQRGQLVEILPQLRGRSRPFSLIYAPHRRQSAATRAMIDLLASEQ; from the coding sequence ATGAGCAGAAAATTCGATTATCTCGGCGATGTTGAGGTCTTCATTACTGTTGTTGAACATGGCTCATTTACCGCTGCAGCGGTCGCCCTTTCAACCACGCCCTCAGTGTTGAGTCGTGCGGTCTCCCGCCTTGAAGTGCGTCTTGGACGACAGCTATTGCAACGCACCACACGTCGTGTGGGGCTAACGGAAGCCGGACGGATTTATCTTGAGCAGGCGCGTTCTGCTTTTTCCCTGCTTGATGACGCCGAACGCGATGGCCGGGGGCAGGAGGGGGATCTGACTGGCCGGGTACGGATCAGCGTCCCGACCACCTATGGGCATTATTGTCTGCCGCCCTTGCTGGCCCGCTTTTCCCAACAGTTTCCGCGCGTTCAGGTGGAGCTGAACATTACCAATCGCAATGTCGACCTGATCGCTGAGGGATTCGACCTGGCTATTCGCCTGGGTCAAATGCCTGACAGTGGATTCGTCGCGCGTAAATTGCAGGATGCGGCACTGCTGTTGGTTGCTTCACCCGCTTACCTTCATCGCATGGGAATGCCGCAGACGCTCGATGAACTGCGGCAGCATATGTGCCTGCCTTTTATTATGCCGCGTACCGGCCGTATTGCGCCCTGGGTATTTCGCGTGGATGAGCGGGATGTTGACTGGCAGACAGATTCAACCATCGAGATTTCAGATGATGTCCTTGGCGTGGTTTCGCTGGCTGAACATGGAATAGGGGTCTGTCAGAGCTACGAATTCATTGTCCGCGAGAAGATACAGCGCGGCCAGTTAGTTGAGATACTTCCGCAACTTCGTGGACGATCGCGACCTTTCTCGCTCATCTATGCGCCCCATCGACGCCAGTCAGCAGCCACACGGGCCATGATTGATCTTCTGGCGTCAGAACAATGA
- a CDS encoding diguanylate cyclase, which produces MRIATITNWAYGATVCLTIASGIIMLLASGADTAERQAIEQRQRFDELTENIETDAWVQSDLARLYVVKKDPQILKEYNQSENSLKHIELKLEKLQDAGASDDELALLHKGLKIVDELQDEQQMALANTARGEDAQAIALLYGASYEQELERAQNQIDHFRQILDKRVITSVREATKKSKALRTASELMVGLTALLFLFVLGFILKRRVLRPVVRLSDVVHRLASQDYAVETPNFNQIDEIGDMAQAIRIFRENGLARQRLEKERDADWAIRELLARMTQRLQGCENVNDVINVAELFAPNIAPGIPGRLYVLDRDPWQMRCVAQWLAPVGDETTFHPDECWAVRRGQSHPPVNGEPDIACYHLQEETTNSALCVPLIAQGEAIGLLSFQNTNADNAPSRPYLELMAEALGLALANQRLRDALLEKALFDPLTGLRNRHHLEDTLHTQMAQAMRNDEPVSCLMIDIDHFKSINDRFGHEAGDLVIKSVALIVQRAGHDSGLAFRFGGEEFLVLLPGAGEAEAHACAQKIYDGVRELSLRYGLSEIGPVDVSIGIASYPEHAQSDNLLRAADVALYRAKELGRARIVSFGMLEAG; this is translated from the coding sequence GTGCGAATCGCGACAATTACTAACTGGGCCTATGGTGCCACGGTCTGCCTGACCATTGCGTCCGGCATTATCATGCTGCTGGCTTCCGGCGCCGACACCGCGGAACGTCAGGCCATTGAACAGCGTCAACGTTTTGATGAGCTGACGGAAAATATTGAAACTGATGCCTGGGTACAGTCCGATTTAGCACGCCTGTACGTCGTCAAAAAAGATCCTCAAATCCTCAAAGAGTATAACCAGTCAGAGAATAGCCTGAAGCACATCGAGCTGAAGCTGGAAAAACTGCAGGACGCTGGCGCATCGGATGACGAGCTTGCCCTGCTGCATAAAGGCTTAAAGATTGTTGATGAGCTGCAGGACGAACAGCAAATGGCCCTGGCGAACACGGCGCGGGGTGAAGACGCTCAGGCCATCGCCCTGCTCTATGGTGCCTCTTATGAGCAAGAGCTTGAGCGCGCCCAGAACCAGATCGATCACTTTCGCCAGATACTCGACAAACGTGTAATCACGTCCGTACGGGAGGCGACAAAAAAATCGAAAGCGCTGCGAACGGCCTCTGAGTTGATGGTTGGCCTCACCGCCCTGCTGTTCCTGTTTGTGCTTGGCTTTATATTAAAACGCCGCGTGCTGCGTCCGGTCGTGCGCCTGAGCGACGTGGTGCACCGCCTGGCATCACAGGACTACGCGGTGGAAACGCCCAACTTCAACCAGATTGATGAGATCGGCGATATGGCGCAGGCCATCCGCATCTTCCGTGAAAACGGCCTTGCGCGCCAGCGTCTGGAAAAAGAGCGCGATGCCGACTGGGCCATCCGCGAGCTGCTGGCGCGCATGACCCAGAGGCTGCAGGGATGTGAGAACGTAAACGATGTGATTAACGTGGCGGAGTTGTTTGCGCCCAATATTGCACCGGGGATCCCTGGCCGACTCTACGTTCTCGACCGGGATCCGTGGCAGATGCGCTGCGTCGCGCAATGGCTTGCGCCGGTGGGTGACGAGACGACGTTCCACCCTGACGAGTGCTGGGCCGTGCGTCGTGGTCAGAGCCATCCGCCGGTCAACGGTGAGCCGGATATCGCCTGCTATCACCTGCAGGAAGAGACGACGAACAGCGCGCTGTGCGTGCCGCTTATCGCCCAGGGGGAGGCCATTGGCTTGCTCTCTTTCCAGAACACCAACGCGGACAATGCCCCTTCCCGCCCGTATCTTGAACTGATGGCTGAGGCGCTAGGACTGGCGCTGGCGAACCAACGTCTGCGCGACGCGTTACTGGAAAAAGCCCTGTTTGACCCGCTCACCGGCCTGCGTAATCGCCATCATCTGGAAGACACCCTGCACACCCAGATGGCACAAGCCATGCGTAACGATGAACCGGTTAGCTGCCTGATGATCGACATCGATCACTTCAAGAGCATTAATGACCGTTTCGGCCATGAGGCCGGAGACCTGGTCATTAAAAGCGTGGCGCTGATTGTTCAGCGGGCCGGGCATGACAGCGGGCTGGCCTTTCGCTTCGGGGGGGAGGAATTTCTGGTACTGCTTCCCGGCGCCGGAGAAGCAGAAGCGCATGCCTGTGCGCAGAAAATTTATGACGGTGTGCGTGAGCTGTCGCTTCGTTACGGCCTCTCAGAGATTGGGCCGGTGGATGTCTCGATTGGTATTGCCAGCTATCCAGAGCATGCCCAGAGCGACAACCTGCTGCGCGCCGCGGATGTCGCCTTATACCGGGCGAAAGAGCTGGGCCGGGCGCGGATTGTGAGTTTTGGGATGCTGGAAGCGGGTTAA
- a CDS encoding putative bifunctional diguanylate cyclase/phosphodiesterase — MNRILVGIIFSLFITTGYIAFLVYDRQQELQKLTQYTESWSVAQLVSEYYRFESWLGLYATDTDDVTIDQVRMRLEIMLSQSDLMNGGDLGRYIDSDKMHQELASRLEKILAYLDGNLEKMSHPELQAYLKNMHMLDAPLSQLSATALTKDINTVNESNRKIQILYYIYSALSLLLVILSFILGFLMIYQNKNILKAHMQVKSLADELQISKETLQIQNAKLEYDVYHDSLTGMKNRLFFWDDLNKINLQADKNHIPVTVMLFDLDRFKEVNDTYGHDAGDLLLNQVSRRLTSMSSATDTFYRLGGDEFALLSSGLTESAAVSRAKEISDHISQPYTINNQLIKIATCVGIVLSDNERRSDYLYKFADLALYEAKKEGSQQIKVFRQWMLQKLQESRTLEHDMALALDHHEFVVYYQPIVDAFSNDIYGYEALIRWIHPQKGILSPDYFISVAEKTGMINEIGKNVLELACREAVSWAVPARISVNVSPVQLGTKSFTAMVQSILKETGLPANRLELEVTESSLFSDSNTPVTILKKLRSLGVRISIDDFGTGYSSLSRLSELNFDKIKIDKSFVNPISTQDEALNIVKLIAGMAKSLNMRVIAEGVETEAQLERLQALGCDLVQGYLFGKPQAEVDKKIKSGAA, encoded by the coding sequence ATGAACAGGATACTGGTTGGTATCATTTTTTCTCTTTTTATCACGACAGGATATATTGCATTCCTTGTTTACGATCGACAGCAGGAGTTGCAAAAACTGACTCAATACACCGAGTCCTGGTCCGTGGCTCAACTGGTATCAGAGTATTACCGATTTGAATCATGGCTTGGTCTATACGCAACCGATACCGATGACGTTACGATAGACCAGGTCCGCATGCGTCTTGAAATTATGCTAAGCCAGAGCGATTTAATGAACGGCGGGGATTTAGGTCGCTATATTGACAGCGATAAAATGCACCAGGAACTCGCTTCGCGTTTAGAGAAAATACTGGCGTATCTGGATGGCAATCTCGAAAAAATGAGCCATCCGGAGTTACAGGCATACCTGAAAAATATGCATATGCTTGATGCGCCGCTCAGCCAACTTTCGGCCACGGCATTAACAAAAGATATTAATACAGTTAATGAATCAAACAGAAAAATCCAAATCCTGTATTATATTTACTCCGCGCTTTCATTACTTCTGGTGATATTAAGCTTTATTCTGGGCTTTTTAATGATCTACCAGAATAAAAACATTCTCAAAGCCCATATGCAGGTTAAAAGCCTGGCTGACGAACTACAGATATCAAAAGAAACGCTGCAGATTCAGAACGCGAAGCTGGAGTATGATGTTTATCATGATTCCCTGACCGGTATGAAAAACCGCCTTTTCTTCTGGGACGATCTCAACAAAATTAATCTTCAGGCGGATAAAAACCATATCCCCGTCACGGTGATGTTATTTGATTTAGACCGGTTTAAAGAGGTCAACGATACCTATGGTCATGATGCCGGAGATTTACTGCTGAACCAGGTCTCCCGCCGCCTTACCTCAATGAGCAGTGCGACGGATACGTTTTACCGTTTGGGTGGCGACGAGTTTGCCCTTCTCTCCAGCGGCCTGACGGAAAGCGCTGCGGTTTCGCGCGCCAAAGAGATCAGCGATCATATCAGCCAGCCCTATACGATTAATAACCAGCTGATAAAAATTGCCACCTGCGTGGGTATTGTTTTATCGGATAACGAACGACGCTCTGATTATCTTTACAAGTTTGCCGATCTCGCCCTCTACGAAGCCAAAAAAGAGGGCTCGCAGCAGATAAAAGTCTTCCGTCAGTGGATGCTGCAAAAACTGCAGGAAAGCAGAACCCTTGAACATGATATGGCGCTGGCGCTCGATCACCATGAATTTGTTGTGTATTACCAGCCTATTGTCGATGCATTCAGCAATGATATTTACGGCTATGAAGCGCTTATTCGCTGGATACATCCGCAGAAAGGAATACTGTCGCCGGATTACTTTATCTCTGTTGCTGAAAAAACAGGGATGATCAATGAGATCGGTAAAAATGTGCTTGAGCTTGCCTGCCGGGAGGCCGTTTCCTGGGCGGTTCCGGCACGGATCTCGGTGAACGTCTCGCCTGTTCAGTTAGGCACGAAATCCTTTACGGCGATGGTGCAGTCTATTCTGAAAGAGACTGGGCTACCGGCCAATCGCCTTGAGTTAGAAGTCACCGAGTCTTCACTCTTCAGTGACAGCAACACGCCAGTCACTATTCTCAAAAAGCTCAGATCGCTGGGGGTAAGAATTTCGATCGATGATTTCGGTACCGGGTATTCATCGCTCTCACGGCTCAGTGAACTCAACTTTGATAAAATCAAAATAGATAAATCCTTTGTGAATCCCATATCCACGCAAGATGAAGCGCTGAATATCGTTAAGCTGATCGCCGGTATGGCGAAGAGTCTAAATATGAGGGTCATTGCAGAAGGTGTCGAAACCGAAGCTCAGCTTGAACGTCTTCAGGCGCTTGGCTGCGACCTCGTGCAGGGCTATCTGTTCGGAAAACCGCAGGCTGAAGTCGACAAAAAAATAAAAAGCGGTGCAGCGTGA
- the mmuP gene encoding S-methylmethionine permease encodes MQTQQENGQLKRTMKTRHLIMLSLGGVIGTGLFFNTGYIISTTGAAGTLLAYLIGALVVWLVMQCLGELSVAMPETGAFHVYAARYLGPATGYTVAWLYWLTWTVALGSSFTAAGFCMQYWFPQVPVWTWCVVFCVVIFGLNVISTRFFAEGEFWFSLVKVITIIAFIILGGAAVFGFIPMQDGSPAPGLSNITAEGWFPHGGLPILMTMVAVNFAFSGTELIGIAAGETQNPHKVIPVAIRTTIARLIIFFIGTVFVLAALIPMQQAGVEKSPFVLVFEKVGIPYAADIFNFVILTAILSAANSGLYASGRMLWSLSNEKTLPRCFARVNKNGVPLTALSVSMLGGVLALFSSVIAPDTVFVALSAISGFAVVAVWISICASHFVFRRRHLQSGQPLSALQYRAPWYPLVPVLGFILCVVACVGLWFDPSQRIALYCGLPFVALCYGAYYLTRNMTSQEPEHVAE; translated from the coding sequence ATGCAAACACAACAAGAAAATGGGCAGCTGAAGCGCACCATGAAAACACGCCACCTGATTATGCTCTCGCTGGGCGGCGTGATTGGGACTGGGTTATTTTTTAATACGGGCTATATCATTTCCACGACCGGGGCGGCGGGCACGCTGCTGGCATACCTGATTGGCGCGCTGGTGGTCTGGCTGGTGATGCAGTGTCTTGGTGAGCTTTCCGTGGCGATGCCGGAAACCGGCGCGTTCCACGTCTATGCCGCCCGTTATCTTGGCCCGGCGACGGGCTACACCGTGGCGTGGCTCTACTGGCTCACCTGGACGGTGGCGCTCGGGTCGAGCTTTACCGCCGCCGGGTTCTGCATGCAGTACTGGTTCCCGCAGGTGCCCGTCTGGACGTGGTGCGTGGTCTTCTGCGTGGTGATTTTTGGCCTTAACGTCATCTCCACGCGCTTCTTTGCTGAAGGCGAATTCTGGTTCTCGCTGGTGAAAGTTATCACCATCATCGCCTTTATTATCCTCGGCGGGGCGGCGGTCTTTGGCTTTATCCCGATGCAGGACGGTTCTCCTGCGCCGGGGTTAAGCAACATTACCGCTGAGGGCTGGTTCCCGCACGGCGGCCTGCCGATCCTGATGACCATGGTGGCGGTGAACTTTGCCTTCTCCGGCACCGAACTTATTGGTATCGCGGCGGGCGAAACCCAAAATCCGCACAAGGTCATTCCGGTCGCAATCCGCACCACCATCGCGCGGCTGATTATCTTTTTTATCGGCACCGTGTTTGTACTGGCGGCGCTGATCCCGATGCAGCAGGCGGGCGTGGAAAAGAGTCCGTTCGTGCTGGTGTTTGAGAAGGTCGGTATTCCTTACGCGGCAGATATCTTTAACTTCGTGATCCTGACGGCGATCCTCTCGGCGGCCAACTCCGGGCTGTACGCCTCCGGGCGCATGCTGTGGTCGCTCTCTAACGAAAAAACGTTGCCGCGCTGCTTTGCCCGGGTGAACAAAAATGGTGTGCCGTTGACGGCGCTTTCGGTTTCCATGCTCGGTGGCGTGCTGGCGCTGTTCTCAAGCGTTATCGCCCCGGACACGGTGTTTGTCGCGCTCTCGGCCATTTCCGGCTTTGCGGTGGTGGCGGTCTGGATCAGCATCTGCGCGTCGCACTTCGTTTTCCGTCGCCGACATCTGCAGTCCGGCCAGCCGCTCTCTGCGTTGCAGTATCGTGCGCCGTGGTATCCGCTGGTGCCGGTACTCGGTTTTATTCTCTGCGTGGTTGCCTGTGTCGGCCTGTGGTTTGACCCGAGCCAGCGTATTGCCCTTTATTGCGGGCTTCCGTTTGTCGCCCTGTGTTATGGTGCGTACTACCTGACCCGAAATATGACATCGCAGGAGCCTGAACATGTCGCAGAATAA
- a CDS encoding SDR family NAD(P)-dependent oxidoreductase — MDLQLNGKTALVTGATAGIGLAIASTLAREGVAVTITGRDREKLHNAVAKIAQAAPQARVSAIVADLANAEGAEALIKACTDTDILINNLGFYEATPFADITDEEWLRMFNINVMSGVRLSRHYFPRMLARNWGRVIFMSSEVGAFTPPDMVHYGVSKSAQLAVSRGMAELTKGTGVTVNSVLPSATRSDGIIDYLRQTAPEPGMTDQQIEAHFFQTYRPSSLIARMIEADEIAAMVALLASPLGAASNGAAVRVEGGTFRSIL, encoded by the coding sequence ATGGATCTTCAACTCAACGGTAAGACAGCACTTGTTACAGGGGCCACCGCAGGCATTGGGCTGGCTATCGCCAGTACTCTTGCGCGCGAAGGTGTTGCCGTCACGATTACCGGACGCGATCGGGAAAAACTGCACAATGCGGTAGCGAAAATTGCTCAGGCAGCTCCCCAGGCCCGGGTATCAGCCATTGTCGCCGATCTGGCGAACGCTGAAGGTGCAGAAGCGCTGATTAAGGCCTGTACGGATACCGATATTCTTATCAATAACCTGGGTTTTTATGAAGCCACCCCTTTCGCTGATATCACCGACGAGGAATGGCTACGCATGTTCAACATTAACGTGATGTCAGGCGTTCGTCTTTCACGGCATTACTTCCCACGCATGCTAGCACGCAACTGGGGCCGGGTGATTTTTATGTCCAGCGAAGTTGGCGCTTTCACGCCGCCAGACATGGTGCATTACGGCGTCAGCAAATCAGCTCAACTCGCCGTATCGCGAGGAATGGCAGAGCTGACGAAGGGTACCGGCGTAACGGTCAACAGCGTACTGCCATCGGCAACCCGCTCTGACGGAATCATTGATTACCTGCGCCAGACAGCGCCTGAACCTGGCATGACAGACCAGCAGATTGAAGCGCATTTCTTCCAGACCTACCGCCCCAGTTCGCTGATCGCGCGAATGATCGAGGCTGACGAGATAGCCGCTATGGTCGCGCTACTGGCAAGCCCACTCGGCGCGGCATCAAACGGGGCTGCGGTACGCGTCGAAGGCGGAACGTTCCGCTCCATTCTTTGA